One Mesorhizobium sp. L-2-11 genomic region harbors:
- a CDS encoding CCE_0567 family metalloprotein: MSDLALLQKKVRKLQSRAGAAKMELHDLAEDLPVNWTEIEAVAWKAFEVFAELDAAKEELAALENSQ, encoded by the coding sequence ATGTCAGACCTTGCGCTGTTACAGAAGAAGGTCCGCAAGCTGCAGTCGCGCGCGGGAGCCGCCAAGATGGAATTGCACGACCTTGCCGAGGACCTTCCGGTCAACTGGACCGAGATCGAGGCGGTCGCCTGGAAAGCCTTCGAGGTTTTTGCCGAGTTGGATGCGGCAAAGGAAGAACTCGCAGCGTTGGAGAATTCACAATGA
- the fdxB gene encoding ferredoxin III, nif-specific, translating into MTGAFVTRDGSPWTPHYLTAIDGATCIGCGRCFKVCSREVMHLHGVDDAGEILGICAGEDDDFDGELNRMVMIVDHAGRCIGCGACGRVCPKNCQTHLAADQLAA; encoded by the coding sequence ATGACGGGCGCTTTCGTCACCCGCGACGGCTCTCCCTGGACGCCGCACTATCTGACGGCGATCGATGGCGCGACCTGCATCGGCTGCGGCCGCTGCTTCAAGGTCTGCTCGCGCGAGGTCATGCACCTTCATGGCGTCGATGACGCAGGCGAAATCCTCGGCATCTGCGCGGGCGAGGACGACGACTTCGACGGCGAGCTCAACCGCATGGTCATGATCGTCGACCATGCCGGCCGCTGCATCGGCTGCGGCGCCTGCGGCCGCGTCTGCCCGAAGAACTGCCAGACCCACCTTGCGGCCGACCAGCTTGCTGCATGA
- a CDS encoding nitrogen fixation protein NifQ, giving the protein MSWEQDQQNGATFAHHRGCFSTSQWPPTDQAAAFDRHVLACVFYLAFEEVEAGKATATEATGLSRADLRDVMTRYFPAVPVNAFALEKLTDPEPDMEEGLLRGLLIGHARPGDPASTLFAKIIARRSLRNDHLWQDLGLFNRAELSRLMARHFPALAAGNTKNMKWKKYFYRKLCEAEGFSLCTAPSCQECGDFESCFGPEEGESHLARIKNGLA; this is encoded by the coding sequence ATGAGCTGGGAACAAGACCAGCAGAACGGCGCCACATTCGCCCATCACCGTGGCTGTTTCAGCACCAGCCAATGGCCGCCGACAGACCAGGCGGCGGCGTTCGACCGGCATGTGCTTGCCTGTGTTTTCTACCTCGCGTTCGAGGAGGTCGAGGCCGGCAAGGCGACCGCGACCGAAGCAACCGGCCTTTCGCGTGCCGACCTGCGAGATGTCATGACACGCTATTTCCCGGCTGTTCCCGTCAACGCCTTCGCGCTGGAAAAGCTGACCGATCCCGAGCCGGATATGGAGGAAGGGCTTCTGCGCGGCTTGCTTATTGGGCATGCCAGGCCAGGCGATCCGGCGAGCACCCTCTTCGCCAAGATCATCGCCAGGCGCAGTTTGCGCAATGACCATCTGTGGCAGGACCTTGGCCTTTTCAATCGGGCCGAACTCAGCCGCTTAATGGCCAGGCATTTCCCGGCGCTGGCGGCCGGCAACACCAAAAACATGAAATGGAAGAAGTATTTCTATCGTAAGCTCTGCGAGGCTGAAGGCTTTTCGCTATGCACCGCGCCCAGTTGTCAGGAATGCGGCGATTTCGAAAGCTGTTTTGGCCCGGAGGAAGGCGAAAGCCACTTGGCACGGATCAAGAACGGGCTCGCTTAA
- the rpoN gene encoding RNA polymerase factor sigma-54, with the protein MESSASLLQRQKQSLVLTPQMMESIRLLQLAHPELHQFVEQEIEKNPFLERASNRAPKDIPSISAGNPRIGPTTGGISDRASQWKSIRGKNNVQPGGNHAFEDSWTSIETLHDHVARQIALSAFAPLERRIAGELAGHLEDTGYLPVNLSELARSLNVREAVVERVLGTLQQFDPPGIFARTLSECLEIQLRQLDRFDPAMAALVANLEALARRDFQTLKRHCGVDEDDLLEMLHEIRALDPKPGNRFQSGGPESIIPDVLVQPSPGGGWQIELNPDTLPRLLMNQNYFAQVSRLSAQNSKDQSFLNECLQNANWLIRSLDQRAKTILKVAAEIIRQQDAFFEHGVAHLRPLNLRTVADAINVHQSTVSRVTSNKYMLTPRGVFELKYFFTVAIGSSEGGDAYSAEAVRHQIKAMVAVESPNEVLSDDDIATRLKETGIDIARRTVAKYREALNIPSSARRRREKRVRLRCQSSPVGGGDESGS; encoded by the coding sequence ATGGAGTCCTCAGCAAGCCTGCTTCAGCGTCAGAAGCAATCGTTGGTTTTGACGCCGCAAATGATGGAATCCATTCGCCTGTTGCAACTGGCGCATCCCGAACTGCATCAGTTCGTCGAGCAGGAAATCGAGAAGAACCCCTTTCTGGAACGGGCCTCAAACCGGGCGCCGAAGGACATTCCGTCGATTTCGGCCGGGAACCCGCGCATCGGGCCGACCACGGGCGGAATATCGGATCGGGCCTCGCAGTGGAAATCAATCCGCGGCAAAAACAATGTCCAACCGGGGGGAAACCATGCGTTCGAAGATTCCTGGACGTCCATCGAAACATTGCACGACCATGTCGCTCGTCAGATCGCTCTCAGCGCATTCGCGCCGCTGGAGCGGCGAATAGCTGGCGAGCTTGCCGGTCATCTGGAAGACACCGGATACCTTCCGGTGAACCTTTCGGAACTGGCCCGCAGCCTGAATGTCCGGGAGGCTGTTGTGGAACGGGTTCTCGGAACCTTGCAGCAGTTCGATCCACCGGGTATTTTTGCGCGAACTCTCAGCGAATGCCTTGAGATACAATTGCGGCAGCTAGACAGGTTCGACCCGGCAATGGCAGCGCTGGTCGCCAATCTTGAAGCGCTGGCGCGACGCGATTTTCAAACATTGAAGCGCCATTGCGGTGTCGATGAAGACGACCTTCTCGAAATGTTGCACGAAATCCGCGCGCTCGATCCCAAGCCCGGAAACCGATTCCAATCCGGAGGGCCTGAATCGATCATTCCCGACGTCTTGGTCCAGCCCTCTCCCGGAGGTGGGTGGCAAATCGAACTCAATCCAGACACGCTGCCTAGGCTGCTGATGAACCAAAACTATTTTGCCCAGGTCTCCCGCCTAAGCGCTCAAAATTCGAAAGATCAGTCATTTCTCAACGAATGCCTCCAAAACGCGAACTGGCTAATCCGCAGCCTTGATCAGCGCGCCAAGACGATCCTCAAGGTAGCGGCTGAAATCATCCGCCAGCAGGACGCCTTTTTTGAACATGGGGTCGCCCACCTGCGGCCTCTCAATCTCAGAACTGTCGCGGATGCGATCAACGTGCACCAGTCGACGGTAAGCCGGGTAACGTCGAACAAGTACATGCTGACCCCGCGCGGCGTGTTCGAACTGAAGTATTTTTTCACTGTCGCGATCGGCTCCTCCGAAGGCGGCGACGCGTACTCCGCCGAAGCTGTTCGCCATCAAATCAAGGCGATGGTTGCCGTGGAATCGCCCAACGAAGTGCTTTCAGACGACGACATTGCCACCCGGCTCAAGGAAACCGGGATCGACATTGCTCGCCGCACCGTTGCGAAATATCGTGAGGCGCTGAACATCCCGTCCTCCGCGCGACGTCGCCGGGAAAAGCGCGTGCGTCTTCGATGCCAATCAAGCCCGGTCGGCGGCGGCGACGAAAGCGGCTCTTAA
- a CDS encoding peroxiredoxin translates to MTVKKKVPFVTFRTRVRDDSIEGPNPYRWEDKTSDDYFRGKRIILFSLPGAFTPTCSTLQLPDFEMLYDEFEKEGIDAIYCVSVNDAFVMNAWGKALGLQKVQLIPDGSGEFTRKMGMLVAKDNLGFGMRSWRYAAVINNGVVEQCFEEDGFCDNCEADPYGVSSPQNVLETLRAAKAVTAA, encoded by the coding sequence ATGACCGTCAAAAAAAAGGTTCCTTTCGTCACCTTTCGCACGCGTGTTCGCGATGACTCCATCGAGGGGCCAAACCCGTACCGCTGGGAAGACAAGACATCCGACGACTATTTCCGCGGCAAGCGCATCATCCTGTTCTCGCTGCCCGGTGCCTTCACCCCGACCTGCTCGACCTTGCAGTTGCCCGATTTCGAAATGCTCTACGACGAGTTCGAGAAGGAGGGAATTGACGCGATCTACTGCGTTTCCGTCAACGATGCCTTCGTCATGAATGCCTGGGGCAAGGCCCTGGGGCTGCAGAAAGTCCAGCTCATCCCAGACGGCTCGGGCGAGTTCACCCGCAAGATGGGCATGCTGGTTGCCAAGGACAATCTCGGCTTCGGCATGCGCTCCTGGCGCTACGCTGCCGTGATCAACAATGGCGTAGTGGAGCAGTGCTTCGAGGAGGACGGTTTCTGCGACAACTGCGAGGCCGATCCCTATGGCGTATCGTCGCCGCAGAACGTCCTTGAAACGTTGAGAGCCGCCAAAGCCGTGACGGCTGCATGA